The Nostoc sp. 'Lobaria pulmonaria (5183) cyanobiont' genome window below encodes:
- a CDS encoding SDR family oxidoreductase: MASIAGKVAIITGASRGIGRAIALKLAGNGASIVVNYAGNAGKAQEVVAEIEKLGVEAVAIQADISKVPDIQRLFEQTLERFGKIDILVNNAGIAFYKPITEVSEEDFDAIFAINVKGTYFTCQQAAQHMAEGGRIINFSSSTTVMMLPTYSAYVGTKGAVEQITRVLAKELGAKAIAVNVISPGPTDTELFREGKTQEQIDHLAQMAAFGKLGEVQEIADVVAFLASDEARWITGQNIRVNGGIA, translated from the coding sequence ATGGCATCAATAGCAGGGAAAGTTGCAATTATCACTGGTGCATCGCGGGGAATTGGACGAGCGATCGCACTAAAATTAGCTGGTAACGGCGCATCTATTGTCGTTAACTATGCGGGTAATGCAGGCAAAGCACAAGAAGTTGTTGCAGAAATTGAAAAGTTGGGAGTAGAGGCAGTTGCTATCCAAGCTGATATTAGCAAAGTGCCCGACATCCAAAGGTTATTTGAGCAAACTCTTGAACGCTTCGGTAAAATCGATATTTTGGTCAACAATGCCGGAATCGCTTTCTATAAACCAATTACTGAGGTGAGTGAAGAAGATTTCGACGCGATTTTTGCCATTAATGTCAAAGGCACTTATTTTACTTGCCAACAAGCCGCGCAACACATGGCAGAAGGGGGACGGATTATTAACTTTTCCTCATCAACTACGGTGATGATGCTGCCAACTTATAGTGCCTATGTAGGAACCAAGGGTGCTGTTGAACAAATCACGCGGGTACTAGCTAAAGAATTGGGTGCAAAAGCGATCGCAGTTAATGTTATTTCTCCTGGTCCCACCGATACAGAATTGTTTCGAGAAGGCAAAACACAAGAACAGATAGACCATTTAGCCCAAATGGCTGCTTTTGGCAAACTGGGAGAAGTGCAAGAAATCGCTGATGTAGTAGCATTTCTCGCTAGCGATGAAGCCAGGTGGATCACAGGGCAAAACATCCGTGTCAACGGTGGAATCGCGTGA
- a CDS encoding MFS transporter yields the protein MHLPEDNSQFSRQKPVYLELNFQIICAVVLIAVIGVSSVTPAFPKLVKDLNINPKNLGLLITAFTLPSLILGPIIGIVADRLGRKKIIIPSLFIFGIAGTACAFARDFNLLLWLRLLQGIGAASLLSLSITLIGDLYTGDRRTTAMGYNASISSIGTSSYPIIGGALATMGWYYPFMLPILAIPLGLLVLFALKNPEPKGDRNLKEYLSNAVRVLKNRQLFGLFVASAANFVFLYGAYVTYLPQLINDTFKAPPTIIGLLLSSVSVAITITASQLGRLARRFPATSLISASYVFYALAMLIVPFVSNIWLLLIPSTIFGIGLGINFPSIQTLLANLAPREYLATIISVNGTFYGLGQTLGPLLMGYAFGFGGISSVFYAATGFAVLIFFVFRYCTCR from the coding sequence ATGCATTTACCAGAAGATAATAGTCAATTTTCACGACAGAAACCAGTTTATCTAGAGCTAAATTTTCAGATTATTTGTGCAGTTGTACTAATTGCTGTTATTGGAGTTTCTAGTGTGACTCCGGCTTTTCCCAAGTTAGTTAAAGATTTAAATATTAATCCGAAAAATTTAGGTTTATTGATTACAGCATTTACATTACCATCTCTGATTTTAGGGCCGATTATTGGTATTGTTGCCGATAGATTGGGCAGAAAAAAAATTATTATTCCTTCACTGTTTATATTTGGCATAGCTGGGACTGCTTGCGCCTTCGCCCGCGATTTTAATTTATTGCTATGGTTGCGTTTGTTGCAAGGAATTGGTGCTGCTTCTTTGCTTTCTCTGAGTATCACCTTAATCGGCGATTTATACACCGGAGACAGACGGACTACGGCAATGGGTTACAATGCCAGTATTAGCAGCATCGGCACATCAAGTTATCCAATAATCGGTGGCGCATTAGCAACAATGGGCTGGTATTATCCCTTCATGTTGCCCATATTAGCGATTCCTCTTGGGTTGTTGGTATTGTTTGCACTTAAGAATCCCGAACCAAAAGGCGATCGCAATCTCAAAGAGTATTTGAGCAATGCCGTAAGAGTTCTGAAAAATCGTCAGCTATTTGGACTTTTTGTTGCCAGTGCTGCTAACTTTGTTTTCCTTTATGGCGCTTATGTCACATATTTACCACAGCTAATTAACGATACCTTCAAAGCGCCGCCCACCATTATTGGATTGCTACTTTCTAGTGTTTCCGTAGCAATTACCATCACAGCCTCCCAGTTAGGTAGATTAGCGAGAAGATTTCCCGCCACAAGTTTAATTAGTGCATCTTATGTTTTTTATGCTTTAGCGATGTTAATAGTTCCCTTTGTGTCAAATATCTGGTTACTATTAATTCCGAGTACAATTTTTGGGATTGGACTTGGTATTAATTTTCCTAGCATCCAAACACTTTTAGCAAATTTAGCACCAAGAGAATATTTAGCGACGATTATATCGGTAAATGGGACATTCTATGGATTAGGACAAACATTAGGGCCCTTATTGATGGGTTATGCCTTTGGTTTTGGCGGAATTAGTAGTGTGTTTTATGCCGCAACTGGTTTTGCAGTTTTGATATTTTTTGTGTTTAGGTATTGCACTTGTAGGTGA